In Streptomyces sp. NBC_01439, the following are encoded in one genomic region:
- a CDS encoding glutamate ABC transporter substrate-binding protein produces MKISKAAAAAAVAVALSLTATACGGSKQDAASDGGASGGAKDKIVVGIKYDQPGLGLKTPDGKYTGFDVDVATYVAKELGYEPNQIEFKQAVSAERENLIANGDVKFVVATYSINDKRKEKVDFAGPYFLAHQDLLVRADETGITKAEDLNKKKLCSVTGSTSAQNVKTKLAPEADLLEQGGYSECITGLENKAVDALTTDNSILAGYAAQDKNKGKFKLVGLSLSNENYGIGLKKGDKELQTKINAALKKMVEDGSWQKAVDKNLGPANYKNEPAPQITEGS; encoded by the coding sequence ATGAAGATCTCCAAGGCCGCTGCGGCCGCGGCCGTCGCCGTCGCCCTGTCCCTGACCGCGACCGCGTGTGGCGGCAGCAAGCAGGACGCCGCCAGTGACGGCGGTGCGTCCGGTGGCGCCAAGGACAAGATCGTCGTCGGCATCAAGTACGACCAGCCCGGTCTGGGCCTGAAGACCCCGGACGGCAAGTACACGGGCTTCGACGTCGACGTGGCGACCTACGTCGCCAAGGAGCTCGGCTACGAGCCGAACCAGATCGAGTTCAAGCAGGCCGTCAGCGCCGAGCGCGAGAACCTGATCGCGAACGGTGACGTGAAGTTCGTCGTCGCGACCTACTCGATCAACGACAAGCGCAAGGAGAAGGTCGACTTCGCCGGCCCGTACTTCCTCGCGCACCAGGACCTGCTGGTCCGCGCCGACGAAACGGGCATCACCAAGGCCGAGGACCTGAACAAGAAGAAGCTCTGCTCGGTCACCGGCTCCACGTCGGCGCAGAACGTCAAGACCAAGCTGGCTCCCGAGGCCGACCTGCTGGAGCAGGGCGGCTACTCCGAGTGCATCACCGGCCTGGAGAACAAGGCCGTCGACGCCCTGACCACGGACAACTCGATCCTGGCGGGCTACGCGGCGCAGGACAAGAACAAGGGCAAGTTCAAGCTGGTCGGGCTGAGCCTGAGCAACGAGAACTACGGCATCGGTCTGAAGAAGGGCGACAAGGAGCTCCAGACCAAGATCAACGCCGCGCTCAAGAAGATGGTCGAGGACGGCAGCTGGCAGAAGGCCGTGGACAAGAACCTCGGCCCGGCCAACTACAAGAACGAGCCTGCTCCGCAGATCACCGAAGGCAGCTGA
- a CDS encoding amino acid ABC transporter permease: MFDFLDSGQYDVLGAFWVTVQLTLYSAVGSLIWGTVLAGMRVSPVPLLRGFGTAYVNLVRNTPLTLLIIGCSLGLNQTLGIALGGSTFKEIGFRLAVLGLTAYTGTFVCEALRSGINTVPVGQAEAARALGLSFFQVLTLIVLPQAFRAVIAPLANVLIALTKNTTVAATIGVAEAALLMKEMLENEPQALFAVFAVFALGFVLLTLPTGLLLGWVAKRVAVKR, translated from the coding sequence GTGTTCGATTTTCTTGATTCCGGGCAGTACGACGTGCTCGGAGCCTTCTGGGTGACGGTTCAGCTCACCCTCTACTCGGCGGTCGGATCCCTGATCTGGGGGACCGTCCTGGCGGGGATGCGGGTCAGCCCGGTCCCGCTGCTGCGGGGCTTCGGCACCGCCTACGTCAACCTGGTCCGCAACACCCCGCTGACCTTGCTGATCATCGGTTGCTCGCTGGGGCTCAACCAGACGCTCGGCATCGCCCTGGGCGGCAGCACGTTCAAGGAGATCGGCTTCCGGCTCGCGGTCCTCGGACTGACCGCCTACACCGGCACCTTCGTCTGCGAGGCCCTGCGCTCCGGCATCAACACCGTGCCCGTGGGTCAGGCCGAGGCGGCCCGCGCACTGGGGCTGAGCTTCTTCCAGGTGCTCACCCTGATCGTGCTCCCCCAGGCTTTCCGGGCGGTCATCGCACCGCTCGCCAACGTACTGATCGCACTCACCAAGAACACCACGGTGGCGGCGACCATCGGCGTGGCCGAAGCGGCCCTGCTGATGAAGGAAATGCTCGAGAACGAACCGCAGGCGCTCTTCGCGGTCTTCGCTGTCTTCGCTCTCGGTTTCGTCCTGCTGACCCTGCCCACCGGCCTTCTGCTGGGCTGGGTCGCCAAGCGAGTGGCGGTGAAGCGATGA
- a CDS encoding amino acid ABC transporter permease: MSSVLYDTPGPKAKARNWIYSGLFVVLFGLVLWWALSLMGEKGQLDADKWSPFVTDSRVWTTYLLPGLVETLKAGALAMLIALPFGALLGIGRLSDHAWVRGPVGAWVEFFRAIPVLMLMLFGFALMAPRLMDVPSDTRPFWAVVTGLVLYNSAVIAEIVRAGVLSLPHGQSDAAKAIGMRKGQTMFHVLIPQAVTAMLPALVSQLVVILKDTAIGGALLGFGELLSMNRQISANYSNTIPTLFVIALIYIVVNFGLTSFASLLEGRLRKSKKSTGAVVGVNDVNDMATGANSGGI, translated from the coding sequence ATGAGTTCCGTTCTGTACGACACCCCTGGCCCCAAGGCCAAGGCGCGCAACTGGATCTACAGCGGGCTCTTCGTCGTGCTGTTCGGGCTCGTCCTGTGGTGGGCGCTGTCCCTCATGGGCGAGAAGGGCCAGCTCGACGCCGACAAGTGGTCCCCCTTCGTCACCGACAGCCGGGTCTGGACCACGTACCTGCTCCCGGGCCTGGTGGAGACCCTCAAGGCCGGCGCGCTCGCCATGCTGATCGCCCTCCCGTTCGGCGCGCTGCTGGGCATCGGTCGACTGTCGGACCACGCGTGGGTGCGGGGTCCGGTCGGCGCGTGGGTCGAGTTCTTCCGTGCCATCCCGGTGCTGATGCTGATGCTGTTCGGCTTCGCGCTGATGGCGCCGCGGCTCATGGACGTCCCCTCCGACACCCGGCCCTTCTGGGCCGTGGTCACGGGCCTGGTCCTCTACAACTCGGCCGTCATCGCCGAGATCGTCCGGGCGGGCGTGCTCTCCCTGCCCCACGGCCAGAGCGACGCCGCCAAGGCGATCGGCATGCGCAAGGGCCAGACGATGTTCCACGTGCTGATCCCGCAGGCCGTGACGGCGATGCTGCCGGCCCTGGTCAGCCAGCTCGTGGTGATCCTCAAGGACACCGCGATCGGTGGCGCCCTGCTGGGCTTCGGGGAACTGCTCTCCATGAACCGGCAGATCTCGGCCAACTACAGCAACACCATCCCGACGCTCTTCGTGATCGCACTGATCTACATCGTCGTGAACTTCGGCCTCACCTCGTTCGCCTCCTTGCTGGAGGGCCGACTGCGGAAGTCGAAGAAGAGCACCGGTGCGGTGGTCGGCGTCAACGATGTGAACGACATGGCGACCGGGGCGAACTCGGGCGGGATCTGA
- a CDS encoding FAD-dependent oxidoreductase, translated as MDPVIVVGAGPVGLSLSLALAGAGVPSVVLDEGPGKEEVRPARTVVLHAETSAMAHRLGCTTLRDEGTYFAAWRTMRRRQTDRRITFEDRQAPLHVPQHALTRGLRDAAVSHPLVQLVTDSKLDSLEQDGRGVTAHTRGAETTWWRGSYLVGCDGARSTVRKLLGIRFPGRTAVERHAVAALRTELPWPGEALLHRSPPQEVTSRPLRDGVWRLDWLLPPRGELVTPDVLVTLIRDTLAVWCGGTTPPYDLIDTGVHTLHHRLARRWRDGRAFLAGDAAHLLGALGTQGVEEGLRDAENLAWKLSLAWHQGASEALLDSYEGERRTAVASRLRAADQAMPSLRAGGGLRTYLPGAARSAESLLTDGHLGRGPLGSEPTYAPPVAVHEVPTATEPGGPVANVAVTAPDGATVPLRDLLGQGRFLVVLVAPGTGVWDRRHWLGAGLMPRLAAAVSALPVRTDLLVADGYPGAPAHTVLLVRPDGHLAATFAGVRPAELYEAADTLRAGAPASRVPAPAQASSVPMPTTPTAVID; from the coding sequence ATGGACCCGGTGATCGTCGTCGGCGCGGGACCCGTCGGACTGTCCCTGTCGCTCGCCCTGGCAGGTGCGGGCGTACCCTCCGTCGTGCTCGACGAGGGGCCCGGAAAGGAAGAGGTCCGGCCGGCCCGTACCGTCGTCCTGCACGCCGAAACGTCGGCCATGGCGCACCGGCTGGGCTGTACGACGCTGCGCGACGAGGGGACGTACTTCGCCGCCTGGCGCACGATGCGCCGGCGCCAGACCGACCGGCGGATCACCTTCGAGGACCGCCAGGCCCCGCTGCACGTGCCGCAACACGCACTGACGCGCGGACTGCGCGACGCCGCCGTGTCCCACCCGCTCGTCCAGCTGGTCACCGACAGCAAGCTGGATTCCCTGGAGCAGGACGGCCGGGGCGTCACCGCGCACACCCGGGGCGCCGAAACCACCTGGTGGCGCGGGAGTTACCTGGTCGGCTGCGACGGCGCCCGCTCCACCGTGCGCAAGCTGCTCGGCATCCGCTTTCCGGGCCGCACCGCCGTGGAGCGGCACGCCGTGGCCGCGCTGCGCACCGAACTGCCCTGGCCCGGCGAGGCCTTGCTGCACCGCAGCCCGCCGCAGGAGGTCACCTCGCGGCCGCTGCGCGACGGGGTGTGGCGGTTGGACTGGCTACTCCCGCCCCGCGGGGAACTCGTGACCCCCGACGTGCTGGTGACCCTGATCCGCGACACCCTCGCGGTGTGGTGCGGCGGCACGACACCCCCGTACGACCTCATCGACACCGGGGTCCACACCCTGCACCACCGCCTCGCCCGCCGCTGGCGCGACGGCCGCGCCTTCCTCGCCGGAGACGCCGCGCACCTGCTGGGCGCGCTCGGCACCCAAGGGGTCGAGGAGGGACTCCGGGACGCCGAGAACCTGGCGTGGAAGCTCTCCCTGGCCTGGCACCAGGGCGCTTCCGAGGCCCTGCTCGACAGCTACGAGGGCGAGCGGCGCACCGCGGTCGCCTCCCGCCTGCGCGCGGCCGACCAGGCGATGCCGTCGCTGCGCGCCGGGGGCGGCCTGCGCACCTACCTCCCCGGCGCCGCACGTTCCGCCGAATCCCTGCTCACCGACGGCCACCTGGGGCGCGGACCGCTGGGCTCGGAGCCCACGTACGCCCCGCCGGTCGCCGTGCACGAGGTCCCGACGGCCACGGAGCCGGGCGGCCCGGTGGCGAACGTTGCGGTGACCGCGCCCGACGGGGCGACCGTGCCGCTGCGGGACCTGCTCGGGCAGGGCCGGTTCCTGGTGGTCCTGGTGGCTCCCGGCACCGGGGTCTGGGACCGCCGCCACTGGCTCGGCGCCGGACTGATGCCCCGACTCGCCGCGGCGGTGAGCGCCCTCCCGGTCCGCACCGACCTGCTGGTCGCGGACGGCTATCCGGGGGCTCCGGCGCACACCGTGCTGCTGGTGCGGCCGGACGGGCACCTGGCGGCGACCTTCGCGGGGGTCCGCCCGGCGGAACTGTACGAGGCGGCGGACACCCTACGGGCGGGCGCGCCCGCGTCCCGGGTACCGGCGCCCGCTCAGGCGTCGTCGGTGCCGATGCCGACGACGCCGACCGCGGTGATCGATTGA
- a CDS encoding putative leader peptide, with translation MTGNDVRLWRRVHMDLLRYAGCVCRPSC, from the coding sequence GTGACCGGCAACGACGTACGCCTGTGGCGGAGGGTCCATATGGACCTGCTCCGCTACGCGGGCTGCGTGTGTCGCCCTTCCTGCTGA